The following coding sequences are from one Halomonas sp. HAL1 window:
- a CDS encoding VIT family protein, with protein sequence MIHTEHHRSHRSGWLRAAVLGANDGIVSTSSLILGVAAASTTQSDIMLAGVAGLVAGAMSMAAGEYVSVSSQSDTEHADLNIERKALAEHYELEQEELADIYVTRGLEPELARQVAEQLMTNDALGAHARDEIGITDTGQARPLQAALSSAATFTAGALLPLLVAWWAPSTLLTPLVALFSLLFLALLGAVAARVGGAPILKAAARVMFWGALAMALTSAIGRVFGVVA encoded by the coding sequence ATGATCCATACAGAGCATCATCGGTCTCACCGTTCAGGCTGGCTTCGTGCTGCAGTGCTCGGCGCCAATGACGGCATTGTGTCCACCAGTAGCCTCATCCTCGGCGTTGCAGCGGCAAGCACAACGCAGAGCGATATCATGCTGGCAGGCGTTGCGGGCTTGGTGGCTGGCGCTATGTCGATGGCCGCTGGGGAGTATGTGTCGGTGAGCTCGCAATCCGACACCGAGCACGCCGATCTCAACATTGAGCGTAAAGCACTGGCGGAACATTACGAACTTGAGCAGGAAGAACTTGCCGACATATACGTCACTCGTGGCTTAGAGCCTGAATTGGCACGTCAAGTCGCAGAGCAATTAATGACGAACGACGCTCTAGGCGCTCATGCAAGAGATGAGATTGGTATCACCGATACTGGTCAGGCTCGCCCCCTCCAGGCCGCTCTCTCATCAGCAGCGACCTTTACCGCGGGCGCGCTTTTGCCATTGTTGGTCGCCTGGTGGGCACCATCAACATTATTGACGCCTCTGGTAGCACTGTTTTCACTGCTTTTCCTGGCTTTGTTGGGCGCTGTTGCGGCTCGAGTCGGCGGTGCACCTATCTTGAAAGCTGCAGCACGAGTGATGTTCTGGGGCGCGCTCGCAATGGCGCTAACCTCGGCCATCGGTCGTGTGTTTGGAGTCGTGGCTTGA
- a CDS encoding shikimate kinase — translation MKINVVGTSGSGKSTLAKQLADVLNTPCIQLDQLFWRANWQGSPDDVFFAKLEEALVASSEGWVLDGNFNRTRPIKWHDVDMVVWIDYPFWRVFTQAIFRATKRIISQDELWPGTGNRESLRKTFLSRESVLLWSLKTWRQNRQRYFADMIDPRYAHIQFVRLTSRKEAKSLVKRLSRLD, via the coding sequence ATGAAGATTAATGTGGTCGGCACGAGTGGCAGTGGCAAGAGCACACTTGCAAAGCAGCTTGCAGACGTATTGAACACCCCATGCATTCAGCTTGATCAATTATTCTGGCGTGCTAATTGGCAAGGCTCTCCAGACGACGTATTTTTCGCCAAACTGGAAGAAGCCTTGGTTGCCTCATCTGAAGGCTGGGTACTGGATGGTAACTTTAACCGAACACGCCCTATCAAGTGGCACGATGTCGATATGGTGGTGTGGATCGACTACCCTTTTTGGCGGGTATTTACCCAAGCCATCTTTCGAGCTACCAAACGCATCATCAGCCAAGACGAGCTTTGGCCCGGCACCGGCAATCGTGAATCTCTCCGCAAAACTTTTTTAAGCCGCGAGTCTGTGTTGCTATGGTCTCTCAAGACTTGGCGACAGAATCGGCAACGTTATTTTGCCGATATGATTGATCCGCGCTATGCGCATATTCAGTTTGTCCGGCTGACTTCTAGGAAAGAGGCAAAGTCATTGGTAAAGCGCCTATCTAGGTTGGATTAG
- a CDS encoding glycerophosphodiester phosphodiesterase family protein yields the protein MQRRLLVTSITLGLFGGAATSALAESTPLEKQLKELESFQVIAHRGASGHAPESTMAAYELAHEWDVDYLELDAQITSDGEVVVFHDDTIDRTSDGEGEINDYTLEELKALDTGTWFNEQNPDSADTAFEGALILTLDELLEHFGHDARYYIETKSPQLNPGLEEALVALLEEHDLIESGRVLVQSFEQDSLLKVHELNENIPLIQLVWYYPSEEEDGRLVEWTDVTPGPEEITDEDFQAVADYAVGLGTNFIYEGEEVIDADFIRQANDNGLPVHVYTINEADEMERLMEMGVNGLFTNYPDRLLELVE from the coding sequence ATGCAACGCCGTTTACTGGTTACATCAATAACCCTGGGCCTTTTCGGTGGTGCTGCCACCTCGGCGCTGGCGGAGTCCACGCCGCTGGAAAAGCAGCTCAAAGAGCTTGAGTCATTTCAGGTCATTGCTCACCGAGGCGCCAGCGGCCATGCACCGGAAAGCACAATGGCAGCCTATGAGTTGGCCCACGAATGGGACGTCGATTACTTGGAACTCGACGCTCAAATCACTTCGGACGGCGAGGTGGTGGTGTTTCATGATGACACCATCGATCGCACCAGTGACGGCGAAGGCGAGATCAATGATTACACGCTGGAAGAACTGAAAGCACTGGATACCGGCACGTGGTTCAACGAGCAAAACCCTGACAGTGCCGACACAGCCTTTGAAGGCGCTCTAATACTTACTTTGGATGAGTTATTGGAGCACTTTGGGCACGATGCACGCTACTACATAGAAACCAAGTCGCCGCAGTTGAACCCTGGCCTGGAAGAAGCGTTGGTAGCGCTGCTGGAAGAGCATGACTTGATCGAGAGTGGTCGGGTCCTGGTCCAGTCTTTCGAGCAAGATAGCCTGCTGAAAGTGCACGAATTAAACGAGAACATCCCGCTCATTCAACTGGTCTGGTATTACCCCAGCGAAGAGGAGGATGGGCGATTGGTGGAGTGGACGGACGTGACACCGGGGCCAGAAGAGATCACCGATGAGGACTTCCAGGCAGTGGCGGATTATGCGGTCGGTTTGGGCACCAATTTCATTTACGAAGGCGAGGAAGTGATTGACGCCGACTTCATCCGTCAGGCGAACGACAACGGCCTACCGGTCCATGTCTACACCATCAATGAAGCTGATGAAATGGAGCGTTTGATGGAAATGGGCGTCAACGGTCTTTTCACCAACTATCCTGATCGTCTGCTCGAACTCGTAGAGTAA
- a CDS encoding dihydrodipicolinate synthase family protein: MFTGLSAFPLTPMNEHGIQEREFIHLVEHLAAAGVDSIGVLGSTGNYAYLSVAERARVASLSVENAGTVPVVVGIGALRTRDVLANAERAQQAGASGLLLAPVSYQKLTDDEVYDLYATVSRSLSVPLCVYDNPGTTHFDFSDELHGRIAQLPQVRSIKISPVVNDIEKARERVVRLRALIPSEVTIGISGDPAAATGLNAGCDAWYSVIGGLYPRTALALTRAAQAGDTQQANALSSALEPLWALYREYGGSLRVAATIAELTGKVSQPCLPQPLKALQGDDRKRVEQVVAQLDLAADFRA; encoded by the coding sequence ATGTTCACCGGCCTGAGTGCATTCCCGCTAACTCCCATGAACGAGCACGGCATTCAAGAGCGTGAGTTTATTCACTTAGTGGAACACTTGGCCGCAGCTGGTGTGGACTCCATTGGCGTGCTGGGATCGACCGGCAACTACGCCTATTTAAGCGTTGCAGAGCGCGCCCGTGTGGCCAGTCTTAGTGTCGAAAACGCCGGGACTGTGCCTGTAGTCGTAGGCATAGGTGCATTACGTACCCGCGATGTGCTGGCTAATGCGGAACGTGCCCAGCAAGCCGGTGCCAGTGGGCTATTATTGGCACCGGTGTCCTATCAAAAGCTGACCGACGATGAAGTGTACGACCTCTATGCCACCGTCAGCCGTTCATTGAGCGTTCCGCTATGCGTGTATGACAATCCCGGCACCACCCATTTTGATTTCAGCGATGAGCTGCACGGGCGTATTGCTCAATTGCCACAGGTGCGCTCTATCAAGATCTCGCCAGTAGTGAATGATATCGAGAAAGCGCGCGAGCGTGTGGTGCGGCTGCGTGCGCTCATTCCTTCAGAGGTCACCATAGGCATCAGCGGCGACCCGGCCGCCGCTACAGGGCTAAACGCCGGCTGCGATGCGTGGTACTCCGTTATCGGCGGGCTCTATCCCCGCACAGCACTGGCGCTGACTCGGGCTGCCCAAGCGGGAGATACCCAGCAGGCCAATGCGCTTTCCAGTGCGCTTGAGCCGTTATGGGCGCTTTATCGTGAATATGGTGGCAGCTTGCGGGTAGCCGCCACCATTGCAGAGTTAACCGGCAAGGTCAGCCAACCCTGCTTGCCTCAACCACTTAAAGCACTACAAGGGGATGACCGTAAACGAGTGGAGCAGGTAGTGGCGCAGCTCGACCTGGCCGCTGACTTCAGAGCGTAA